The following proteins are co-located in the Nocardia bhagyanarayanae genome:
- a CDS encoding MarR family winged helix-turn-helix transcriptional regulator produces the protein MPVSPDTAQSLIKELYLIGRAIRIALLHPEEGQLLPGGIGVLGTLESKGPCRQVDLAVDLCISASALSRHVTELVGAGYISRHADPSDGRATLIRVTDEGRDLLGRVRASRARGLQTALADWSEDEAEQACESVRKLRNSLATHAQHAGTAHPQPVSKESQGADV, from the coding sequence ATGCCGGTGTCACCCGATACGGCGCAAAGCCTGATCAAGGAGCTCTACCTGATCGGCAGAGCCATCCGGATCGCCCTTCTGCATCCGGAGGAAGGACAACTACTGCCCGGCGGCATCGGCGTGCTCGGCACGCTCGAATCCAAGGGGCCGTGCCGCCAGGTCGACCTGGCCGTCGACCTGTGCATCAGCGCGTCCGCGCTGAGCAGGCACGTCACCGAACTGGTCGGCGCGGGCTACATCAGCCGCCACGCCGACCCGAGCGACGGCAGGGCCACCCTCATCCGGGTCACCGACGAAGGCCGCGACCTGCTCGGCCGGGTCCGAGCCTCGCGAGCGCGCGGCCTGCAAACCGCCCTCGCCGACTGGAGCGAGGACGAGGCCGAGCAGGCCTGCGAGTCGGTACGCAAGCTCAGGAATTCGCTCGCCACGCACGCGCAGCACGCGGGAACGGCGCACCCCCAGCCGGTTTCGAAGGAGAGTCAGGGAGCAGATGTCTAG
- a CDS encoding DUF1460 domain-containing protein, translating into MAPTLPAAVGAPNAATIDDASARKIDELLALRAGAPGATKGELIELLSSRFLGTPYQANMLVGSATQPEQLVVDLRRVDCFTYLDYVEALTRSADRDQFVANLIETRYAGGQVDFRNRKHFFTDWAHAPRTAATDITASLSAAAVTVAKQLNAKGDGGTYLPGLPVVARDITYVPSATVDQQIIGQLRTGDYIGAYADQPGLDVTHVGIFVMTPNGPVFRNASSLAAHNQVVDSPLLDYVRSTPGIVVLRPQ; encoded by the coding sequence ATGGCGCCGACGCTGCCCGCGGCGGTGGGAGCGCCGAACGCGGCGACCATCGACGACGCCAGCGCGCGCAAGATCGACGAGCTGCTGGCCTTGCGCGCAGGCGCTCCCGGTGCGACCAAGGGGGAGCTGATCGAGTTGCTGTCGAGCCGCTTCCTCGGCACGCCGTACCAGGCGAACATGTTGGTCGGCTCCGCGACGCAGCCGGAGCAGCTTGTCGTCGATCTGCGTCGGGTCGACTGCTTCACCTATCTCGACTACGTCGAGGCGCTGACCAGATCCGCCGATCGCGATCAGTTCGTGGCGAACCTGATCGAGACCCGCTACGCGGGCGGTCAGGTCGACTTCCGCAACCGCAAGCACTTCTTCACCGATTGGGCGCACGCGCCGAGAACCGCCGCGACCGACATCACCGCGTCGCTGAGCGCCGCCGCGGTCACCGTCGCCAAGCAGCTCAATGCGAAAGGGGATGGGGGGACGTATCTTCCCGGGTTGCCGGTGGTAGCCCGCGACATCACCTACGTTCCGAGCGCCACGGTCGACCAGCAGATCATCGGCCAGCTGCGGACCGGCGACTACATCGGGGCGTACGCCGACCAGCCCGGTCTGGACGTCACTCACGTCGGCATCTTCGTGATGACGCCCAACGGTCCGGTGTTCCGGAACGCGTCCTCGCTCGCCGCGCACAACCAGGTGGTGGATTCGCCGTTGCTCGACTACGTGCGGTCTACGCCGGGGATCGTGGTGCTTCGGCCGCAGTAG
- a CDS encoding nucleoside deaminase: MDDADLRYLRRCVDLAREALDGGNAPFGSLLVSKGRVVAEERNEEGGGDPTRHPELALVYWAVANLEPAERAAATVYTSGEHCPMCSAAHAWAGLGRIVYASSAAQLTEWLGDLGVPPAPVRSLPINEVAPGVPTDGPAPQLAGAMRELHRLHRTPRG, from the coding sequence GTGGATGATGCCGATCTCCGGTACCTGCGGCGTTGCGTGGACCTCGCGCGGGAGGCGCTCGACGGCGGGAACGCGCCGTTCGGGTCCCTGCTCGTCAGCAAGGGCCGGGTCGTGGCGGAGGAGCGGAACGAGGAAGGCGGTGGGGATCCGACGCGGCATCCGGAGCTCGCACTGGTCTATTGGGCCGTCGCCAACCTCGAACCCGCCGAACGCGCGGCCGCGACCGTCTACACCTCGGGCGAGCACTGCCCGATGTGTTCGGCCGCGCACGCCTGGGCAGGTCTGGGCCGGATCGTCTACGCCAGCTCGGCGGCACAGTTGACCGAGTGGCTCGGCGACCTCGGGGTTCCGCCCGCGCCGGTGCGGTCGCTGCCGATCAACGAGGTCGCACCGGGCGTCCCCACCGACGGTCCCGCACCCCAACTGGCGGGTGCGATGCGCGAACTACACCGACTCCACCGCACACCCCGGGGCTGA